The Peribacillus sp. FSL P2-0133 genome has a segment encoding these proteins:
- a CDS encoding aspartyl-phosphate phosphatase Spo0E family protein yields the protein MTAEQILDHIEQYRQKMMFLASRSSMVDNEVVEVSSKLDSLIIQYIHLTKNGDLTDRRALK from the coding sequence ATGACTGCAGAACAAATTTTAGACCATATTGAACAATACAGACAGAAAATGATGTTTTTGGCTTCCCGTTCTTCAATGGTGGATAATGAAGTTGTTGAAGTTAGCAGCAAACTGGATTCTTTAATCATCCAATACATCCATTTAACTAAAAATGGAGACCTCACTGACAGACGTGCCCTCAAGTGA
- the rocF gene encoding arginase yields MSIQKISVIGLPMDLGQARRGVDMGPSAIRCAEIVERLEKLNIAVEDLGDIIVGRPENADEPGTNLKNLQLVAKGNSLLATRVDEIIEGGSFPLVLGGDHSIAIGTLAGVAKHYENVGVIWYDAHGDLNTEDTSPSGNIHGMPLAVSIGLGHPDLINIHGFAPKVKPENIVIIGARSLDEGEKELIREKGIKVFTMHEIDRMGMARVMEECIDYLRERTDGVHLSLDLDGVDPADAPGVGTPVIGGISYRESHLAMEMLAESNLITSAEFVEVNPVLDERNKTAIVAVALMGSLFGEKLL; encoded by the coding sequence ATGTCTATTCAGAAAATTTCCGTCATCGGGTTGCCTATGGACCTCGGTCAAGCAAGGCGAGGGGTGGATATGGGACCTAGTGCCATTCGCTGCGCAGAGATTGTCGAGCGTCTTGAAAAGTTGAATATAGCAGTAGAGGATTTAGGGGATATAATTGTAGGGCGCCCTGAAAATGCAGATGAGCCTGGGACAAATCTAAAAAACTTACAGCTTGTAGCGAAGGGTAACTCCCTGTTAGCTACAAGAGTTGATGAAATAATAGAAGGGGGTTCCTTTCCGCTTGTATTGGGAGGAGACCATTCCATAGCTATAGGTACACTGGCAGGAGTCGCGAAGCACTATGAAAATGTGGGTGTGATTTGGTACGACGCACATGGGGATTTAAATACGGAAGATACTTCACCATCAGGGAATATACACGGTATGCCCCTAGCTGTCAGTATTGGGCTTGGACATCCGGACCTAATCAATATCCATGGTTTTGCTCCAAAAGTGAAACCGGAAAACATCGTAATAATTGGAGCAAGGTCATTGGATGAAGGGGAAAAAGAACTTATCCGTGAGAAAGGGATTAAAGTATTCACGATGCATGAGATCGACCGCATGGGAATGGCACGGGTTATGGAAGAATGCATTGATTATTTAAGGGAGAGAACGGATGGCGTCCACCTTTCATTGGATTTGGATGGAGTCGACCCAGCAGATGCACCCGGAGTGGGGACACCGGTGATTGGTGGTATAAGTTATCGGGAAAGTCATTTGGCCATGGAAATGCTTGCGGAATCCAACTTGATTACATCAGCTGAATTCGTTGAAGTGAATCCCGTTTTAGATGAGCGAAATAAGACGGCGATCGTGGCCGTGGCTCTAATGGGTTCGCTATTTGGAGAAAAATTATTATAA